The stretch of DNA GGTAAAAGCTCAAACCTCAGCCTTTTCTCTGTGTTAGTGTTGATTAGAACCAGTGTTAATGTATGTCTGCAGAGGAAGCAGCTCCACCTTTACCCTCCTGCAGCATCACGCACTATGACAATGGCAGCACCCCTGACATCCTAATTAGTCCGCCACTTCAGGAAAAACCTAAGAGGAATGGCACACGTTTAGAGGAAGCCCAGCCCACTGTGGAGAGTCTACTGGATGAGCTGAAGGGATCAGTGCCTACACCAAGGTATACACCACCACAAGGTCTAACACAtccacacaccaatgggacagagctgccatgcaaggtgctggtcaaccactgggagcaacttggggttcaatgtcttgcccaaggacacttcaacacatagaccaGTATAGaccgggatcgaacccccaacctctcgatcagaggacATTTTCATATTTGAGCATGAAGGCTCTTTAAGGtgggaatgttagaaaaagatTAACTTAAAAATTGTTGTGTACTGGTTTTGTATtacatttgattcataaaatgctcacatttgttatcgaataaacaaataaaagatacCCGTTAAACATTTGTGTTCCTCATTTGGTTTTTTAGTGTTATATTCAGTTAACTGTCAGGTTCAAAtgctaatttaaaaaatagattaaattaaGCCAGACAGGTTAAGAACTATGGCTCTGAAGCAAGCTGTAATAACTTTGAGAGAATAGCCACggttaagatgtttttttttattcagaattatctaTTCCGATTTAAATCATTcagaaagtgttctgcttcgtgtttacacgGAAATGGTAATTCCTAGTGTTGTaatagtcgagaccggtcttggtctcgagaccaaattttaaaggtctcggtcttgtctcggactcagAAGCATTTtcactcggtcttgtctcggactcgggattttccctcaagaccattcgagaccagcactaattcctgctatttttataatgtgataacacggagaagaaccgGATAAATAAGTCGCACATGTGCAAAACAATCCGAAttaaagcggctttaaccaagttaagtgtttacaagaaagaggaattttctaattcggaattaaaaacggaataaaccagccacctaattcggaattaactttaatttggaattaaattagcattaggaattatgtgtttacaagtcatgttaaagaggaattaacttttattccgctttaaacaGGAATTAATGCTCCCATGTAAATGGGGCCATTATCTCTTAGTAAAATCAGTTGTAGTTTGTAATGCGGTTTGCCAGCCTGAAGCTCATGGCTCACACTCCTAGCCAGTCCTCATGTGTACAGTACTCACAAACATTTAGGTTGTGCTTATGTAGCTGCCTGAAATAATTTTATGCTATGAATTGTAAATTGTATTTTCAGCCCCTTGGACTCGTCTTCTCAACAAGCCAGAATTTCTGCTTCCTGTGCAACCAGAGAGCTGGATGAGCTAATGGCGTCGTTGTCTGACTTTAAGGTACAAAACTGTTGTCAGTGGAGTAGCCTCAATCCACTCAAGGAAAATTCCAGCTTCTCCTGTCATATTCTTAATGATTTCTGTCCTCTTACTGTTTTCCTCTACTGCTGTCTCCAGCCCAACTCTCTTGGCTCTCTGCTCGAGCCAGCACCAGCCTTTCCCAACACCAACCATCTTCCAGTCTCCTCTGTCACCTCAGTAGTTTCTCCTCCCTTCACTATGTGCCATCCATCTGCCTCGCCGCTCTTCCCTTTACCGGCTGGCTTTGAACTGCACATAGATGAAGATGGAGGAGGTGTGTCAATAGCTCACCCAAGCTGTCTCCCTCTCCATAGTCCAGCATCCTCACTCTCTGCAGCTAGTGACTTAGAGCTGGATTCAGTCATAGATGTGTCTGCTCCCATGCTGTCAACACAAACCAGGTCTCTGCTTGTAGTCTCTCAGTCCTCATCCCCCAACTCCAACCTTATGAGAAATTGCCCATTACATTTGAATACCACGACTCCATCTCTTACATCAGTTATTACTGTACTGCACCACAAGTCCTCCAAGTCCCCCAGTCCCACTGTAGAAAGGCTCTCCCCCTCAGCCTCAGTCAGTAAACTCTCCTGTGCTCCTGAAACTTTGGGCTCAACTTGTTTTAATGACCTTGAAGGTAATTTCTTTTTTCCACCTTCCCTGAAAAATCTCACCCCTCCTCTCTCTATGCCTTTCCCCCTTTCTGTTGCTGTCTCcatgtctccaccctctccacACACCCCCTTACAAACTGCCTCACTGTCCCCAGTCTCTGCACTGATAGTACCATCTCCATTGGCCTTCACCTCTGCCAGCAAACAACTCCCAGAGGCAGCCTCGATCTCTCAGAGAGCCAGTCCCCTCCAGGTGGAGCCATCTCTGGATGAGGCACTAGACACACTGCTGAAGATGAGTTTTACACAGAATCAATCAGAGGTGAAGATAGAGGCGCAGTGTCTGGACAATGGAATCCAGAAGGTGAGCGAGGAGCTCATCCTGCCAATGGACAGAAGCAGTGTGCAGCCTGACACCTTCAACAACACCATCACAGACGACTCTGTGGATGGAGGCACCGATGGGAACGGGGACCTGGACTGGGCTGATGAGGAGCTGTCCATGTCTTTTCATGATGGACTGGATGGCACAATGACGCCATACACAGAGAGGCCATACACAGATGGAAGCCTGACCCCGCTGACAGAGGCCAGCTGGATGGATGAGTTCATGACCCCCTCCTCCTGCCCTGGGACCCCTGACGTTGCCTTGGACTTGCCACTGATCCATACTCCCAATGTAGACAGAGTCTCTGCATCTGGACATGTATGCATCTGATCTGCTGCATGACACAGGCATGACTGCTATTCTGTTTAGAAAACATAAATGCTGCATACAGATGTGTGAGATAGATATACGTACTAGCCTCTGCCTCATCAGCTGTGAAAGCTGTTAAGTTAAGACAACATAGCATTTAAATCTGCTTTTCATGGAGCAGGTCGTAACATATAAACAGATCTTAACAACTAACCGGTTGTTTGCTGGCACCAGTTTTAACCACACTCCTAATACCTGCTGATCGAGTTTGGTGTACAGGACCTGTTTGTGACCCTCCTGCTCAGGTGGCTTTAACGGAGGCTCATGGAAAAAGCATGACGCATGATGCTAAGCCAACTGACCACCACTGATTTTGGCATGTCAACAATTTAAAATCACAGTTTGAGTGAGTCACTGCTACCGTCGTTGCTTGGCTGTAACACCATAACCAGGTATGTTGGTTTGGATGGATGATGAGATGCTCACAACTCTGCTTCAGATAAAAGCTGTGATCAGGAGAACCAAGGAGATGCCCAATGTGCACCCTATGTATCGAGACAGCCATTTGCGGCGTAAGATGGGACCCATGATAGTGAATAAGAGCAGTTCTCAGGACCGGCTCATAGAGGAGCTTCAGGGCAAGCTTGGCATCGGCCGGTCTGAGCGGCGACGTAAACAATCAGATGATTGGCTGACGGAGGGCGTCGTCGTCATGTCTAAACCTCAGCATTTCCGTCCTGAAGGGGCCACCAATGAAGTTGACAAGGTTGGGTTTTGTGTACTGAAAAGTTTTCTTTCCTCACTTGATTCACATTTTCCAGTTTTCTGCATGTTTTCCCCTCGACCTCctgcttttctgcttttttcctCTTTAGATCACAATCCCCCCTGATTCGCCTGTCCCTGTACGGAAGGTGCTCCCACCCCTTTCTCCCACTGCTCCACGCTATCCACCAGTCATCGAGGACCCCAGACGGCCACTCCCTGTGCAACAACCCCAAATTACAATACCTCTACTACCCCCTCCCCCACAACCCACCCACACTGATCAATCAGTTCCTGATGCACCACTACTCATTAGAAAATCAACACCTCGACAAGTCCCGTTTCAAGATCATCCTAGCCCCAAACCAGAGCTCTGCCCCCCTGTTCACAAAACTCCTACACATCCTCCCCCAATGGAGCCAACCCCACCAGCTGCACCCAAAGTGCTGGTGTCGGTGGGTTGCCAAACTGAATTTGACCCAGTCTTCCCACCAATGCAGGTTTTCACACCACTAATACCAGTACTCTTCTTCTGTGCAGCAAGAGCAAAATGTTTCTATAAATCTCCTAATTCAGTAGAGACTTACGTATATTCAACAATGAATACATGACTTGTAAtgcaaatgacagtttttacagCAAGATTAGTGCTTCAAGAATACTTTGAATTTGTAAGGAACACAATTCCTGATACAATGACTCAATTCATTctaaattgtttcagattatggCCCAAGGGAAAGGGGGTCTTCCTGGGGGGGTTCCTACTCAGGTCAACAAGCTGGACAACATGCTGGGAAGCCTTCAGTCTGACCTCAACAAACTAGGGGTGCAGACAGTCGCTAAAGGGGTGTGTGGTGCCTGCTGTAAGCCAATTGTGGGACAGGTGAGATGATTCAGTTACCTAATATATTAAAGAGCAATAGTTCATGATATTTATGCCACCAATCAGAAATGGTTAACTAATCATgataaaacataacaaaaaagtctttaaaaaatctaaaaaattatCAAGTGGAATCCTGTACACTATTTCAAACAATTCCAATCTGTAGTTTGTGTCAGAAAATCTCATCAAGCACAATGATCAAGAGACCTAACAAACAGGCACATTTCATAACTGTAGTTATGTGAAAGAAGTTATTGAATCCACATTATGCCTTCATGAAAAATATGAGAAAGAAATGGAAAATGAAAATGTGGGTAAAGCTGATTTGCCTTGAGAGAGTGTACTCTTAAGATCATGGTAATAATGATTATAAGAAGTGATTCCAAtaacatttttatgaatttctaCAGTGCCAGAGTGGAAGTTGGAtgattcatttttacttttttagttaatttaaataaatgttgaagtCTAAGGAACGTTATGTaagcaattacaatttttttcccaGGTGGTGACAGCCATGGGTCGCACATGGCACCCTGAGCACTTTGTGTGCACACACTGTCAAGAGGAGATCGGCTCCAGAAACTTCTTTGAGCGTGAAGGCCAGCCGTACTGTGAGAAGGACTACCACACCCTGTTCTCCCCACGGTGTTACTACTGCAACGGGCCCATCCTGGATGTGAGTGACTGCACAGTAAAATATGTGGGGTTTATTTGTAGTCAATTCATCATCTATTGCTCATTTTAAAACCCTTATAGAAAGTGGTGACGGCACTGGATCAAACATGGCATCCTGAACACTTCTTCTGTGCTCAGTGTGGATCCTTCTTTGGTCCTGAGGGTCAGATGTTTGATTCTGTAAACCATGTTATTGTAAATATAACCACTCTGATTTGTATTGAATTTGTGCTTTTCTTCTTGAAGGTTTTCATGAAAAAGATGGAAAGGCCTACTGCAGGAAGGATTACTTCGACATGTTTGCACCGAAGTGCGGTGGCTGTGCCAGAGCTATTCTGGAGAATTATATTTCAGCACTGAACTCTCTTTGGCATCCTGAGTGTTTTGTTTGCCGGGTGCGTATGTTGCAGGGGACCGATcactttttcaaccaaaaacgTGTTCAAATCATCCTAGCCTTAAAACCATAGCAAATACTTCTGTTGACCTAAAACATCATGTACAATAAAGCTACTCTCTTCCTAAAATGAGAAAAGTAAAAAGTTAAGAATCTTCTGACTTGCAGTTTAAGTGAACATTAACAGCAACATTATATATTCTAATGCCAGATTTTATATGGTTTTAATGTTACACCCAATGAGGTGTGGAGGTCaactatagaaaaaaatacctaataataaaataacaaaagtaaacattttAGTTTCAATGATAGTAACAGAATCAAAATCCTTAATGTGCTTTCAAACATAAGAAGGTTCCCTAAATGTAGCAAATTATGGCTAACTTATGGTACTTTtgtcaaaatattaaaatgaaagttaattacattttaaatttgacGAGTGTCATGATATGACTGTTTTATTGGGTGCTGTATGAATGAAGTTGGAATAAATCAAATGGTATTTTTGATTACATTGATTTTGGTTTTAACCATTTAAGCAACATATCCCAAACAAAAAGGCAAATGCCTTTCTTTTACGTGTTGTGCGGCATTATGCGGCATCAGTTCCAGCTTTTATTCTTGATGttacagtttttgtttttacaatagGCATTTTCATACTGAGTCATTGTTGTGTAATAATGTGTTTGTACTGTCATAATGATATTGTGTTTATGTGCTTACCCTCACAGGAGTGCTTCACACCATTTGTGAACGGGAGTTTCTTCGAGCATGACGGCCAGCCCTACTGTGAAGTGCACTACCACGAGCGGCGCGGCTCGCTCTGCTCTGGCTGCCAGAAGCCCATCACAGGCCGCTGTATCACAGCCATGGCCAAGAAGTTCCACCCGGAGCACTTTGTGTGTGCCTTCTGCCTGAAACAGCTCAACAAAGGGACCTTCAAAGAACAGAACGACAAACCCTACTGCCATGGCTGCTTCATCAAGCTCTTCAGTTAGGGTGAACCCCTTCGGCACAGAACACTTTTTGTTTGGGTCAAAGAAAGTGTGGTATGTGCATGTGGTCGATGCAGCCTTCTGTCATACATTTGAAAATACCTTGTATTTTTAGGACCTGAACAATCAGGTTTTCAACTATTTTATCACAAAGAAAGGTCCTAaatgaggggcggattcactaagatctgaaataaagcgtggtaaaccagttgcttccctaaatcctttggtgacgcagtttcctcacctgctgcgagaaATTtgctaagattgcagcaatgattagcgtgtgtgcagaagtggtgcagaccgccctatataaatgagcgttttgcttgtTCGATGTGGAGAACTGAGTGCACACAAGCataatgacatttgaggaagataaattggaggcagatggacttctctgttttctgcacaaatatttaataatgtcggaaactaaataaacattttttttttttatttttttttttaataaaaaataaatctttaaaacctaatgatattttttcccctaTTTTAATGTGactgctctgatcagtccatgtaaaataggcagatttggacagaaaccgtcctattgatctgttgatgccattgatctgagttaatgcagcaacagagtctgtcaatcagtctgcaccatttgaagatgatctactgagcatcTTCAAATGTGTGTGACTCACACActcatttgtgaatattttgcCATTGCTGCATAAATTACGCAAGctgctcagctgattctggcctgacactCCTGCCATCCACGTGACACGAGAGTTTCATGTTCAAAACATGGAGGGAAAGACGTAGGAGCTCCTTGGAGCTTTGCGTCCGTAGCGACATCCATGATCTTCACGCAAAGCATCCTCTCTGCACCACAGCCACTGGACTCCCTACGCACCGTCGTGGGTGCACATCCAGCTTTTTCTCTATcacgcacatacacactttactctgcattttcttattcagtggctgttaatgttgactattgttttatttaaattacttttcTATCCTAGAAAGGTTAACTAGTCTTTTTTTCATCTTCGTTGTGTTTTGTGTCTACATTTTTACTACAGCAGAtctctgcatgtgtgtttgcacctgcttgtcagtcgggctttttatttatattctccCCTTGTGAGATGCGCCTATTTTACATATTCTTTAGAGGAAAACGTGCTAAATGGATTCAGGCCGCATCCTGAAGCGCAGCAGCcgtgcactcctgattccctggggtatGTACTCTTTATTAgcgtgtggagtgacgtttgtacatattttaatacctataaacctttagtgaatccgcccccaAATTTTTTCTATGCTGCTAACTCAGCAGTTTATAAATCGCTCAGTTTTTATGTTGCTTTAGTTTCTATGCTTTTACAAGCTGAGTTCTTAGTTGAAGACTGAAATTTGCTGAATTCTCACTGGTTGAGTGCATCATAACTAGACTCTTTAGCAATCTCTTTTAGTACCAAattatttttactcattttagcGAAGAAAAAAATGCTATCTTACTCTCTTATCTTACAACATCCCTATTGTAAATATCTGCTGCAACTACAGTATATTCCCTGCAAACAAAAACCACTTGATCTAAGTTGAAAGGAGGAGAGGAACTGCTGGAAATGTGCAGCAAAAATACCCTTGTTTTTGCAGTTATCACTGTTAAAAGAAATGGAAGAAAGTGTATGGTTTAAAGAAGATGTGAATTAACAGTAACTATAAAACTGTGGATTAACAACTTTGTATCTCTGCATCAGTGTCTTGTAACACTGGGAAATTCTGtcttcattttattattgtagAGTGTTTAGtgaagaataaaaatacacacctGGTGAAGACTGAAATGACTATGTGCCATGATGATCATACAGAACATATAGTTTAAGTATTGTCTTATTCAGGGAAATCTGGAGCcttaaatattttgttattcACAGatatgttgtttttcattttattcatttagttattTACCCCAAACCTTAATCATCTGAACTGctctgtttgtctttgttttcctcTTCCAATCTGAATGTCAATACTCTGTGAGATTCCTCATATAAGTTTGATTACACAAATAAATTCTGTTTTGGTAAAACAAATATCCAAGAGCTTGTTTTAGGATTAACTGctggatttattattattatttggtttttttcccaaaaaaaagctgatttaatatataaacttttttaatatatataaaaggaaaatgtcAAAAAGGAATATCTTCCCAGTTTCTGTTTTGAAGCAGGTTGAGTCATTCtgacaaaagttaaacttttatgGGCAGCAATAGGATCAGATAACCTAAACTTCTCACAGAGctgaggtggcaaaagtactagtcttcagtactcaagaaAAAGTATaatatagatacttgaataaaaatgattgGTAAATGgtcttgatttatatagtgctttatccctacactgaagtagtctcaaagcgctttacaatattaatgggactgagctgccaatCAAGGTGctgagcaacttagggttcagtgtcttgcccaaagacactttGACAGGTGTAGACTGGGATCAATCAATccatcaatcttttatttgtatagcgccaaatcataaccaatggtatctcaagacactttacagtagagcagtcttaaggatggactcttcattttatggatacacacatatgcatatatacgtatatacacatacatatgtatcccacacccaacatgaattcatcatggcggcaaggaaaaccttctgttaagcagcaggaaccttgtgtggatcccattcctgtgatgaacagccatccacgttatgctgtgttgggtgtgtgcaaaagaaagggtggagacagagttgttgagactctgtaactccacactgaggatcccacggacctgcaagacaaaggccagaaggagtacaggagcaaacacacaagggaagaagcagacatagagggagtgttagagagacctaacctaaatgacctctctcttaacgccctctccaacctctctccaaccgagcatgccagacccccccggcagtctatgcctattgcatcttaactatgagctatgagctggttcctaactaaaagctttaccaaagaggaatgttttgagcctaaccttaaaggtagagagggtgtctgccccccgaaccgtggttggtagatggttccagagaagtggggcctgataactgaaagctcttcctcctatactacttctagagacaaatggaacaacgagtagtccagcataggtaggacttaaaccagtttagggcagtccctgtgattccaagtaattcctctaatctctctagtagaatatagtgatctatagtgtcaaaagctgcactaagatctaataaaaccagcactgagagtcgtccttcatctgaagcccagagtagatcattagttactttaactaaagcagtctctgtgctgtgttgagctctaaaacctgactggaagtcctcgaacaggtgattgttttgaaggaagtcacagagctgagccgccgcAACTTTcccaagaatctttgaaataaaaggaagattagatataggcctgtagtttgctaaagtgctggaatcaagagtaggttttttgagaaggggtttgattacagctactttaaaggactgtggcacgtagcctattgatagggatatatttattgtctccaacaaagatgggcagactaggggaacaacttctttaaacagctgagttgggatcggatctgaaaggcaggtcgatggtttggaggatgaaataatagagttaagttcctgaagtcttATATGTGtaaaacagtttaggttaggcctatttacatttaatggtacagcaggcccaggtgaaggcagggagtggctaattttatctctaatcttgtgaattttatcgttaaaaaatgtcataaagtcctcacagctgagggctagaggaatcatgggctcaatagagctctgactttgtgttagcctggctacagtgctgaaaaggtacctcggattatttttattttcttcaattagtgaggaatagtatgtagatcgactatgtcgtaaggctgtcatgtatttactatggctttcttgccagagaattcgtgactcctctgttttattggagcgccacattctctctaatttacgggttgtttgtttgagtgtgtgagtttcagagctaaaccacggagctttcctctgacgtttaatagttttttcccctcaatgggccaattgagtccaaggtggattttagtagactagcagagctatcgacaagcagatccagttgagaggggttataattaatatcatagttatttattggatggtgcactgagtttaaggcagcaggaatggcctctttaaatttagccacagcactattggacagatttctactcgtaactattttattgcacagtgcgagatcctctaatATAATGTTagaagatattaaaaagtgatctgatagcagaggattttcagggtagacttttagttcattaatatcaaggccatatgttagaacaagatcaagagtttGATTTAAACGAtaagtagcttcattaatagtttgaaaaaagccaactgagtctattagggacataaaggctgagctcaggctatcactatctttgtcaacatggatattaaaatctcctactaagtttgatataaactcagagaattctgatagaaattcagaataagggcctggaggatggtaaattatcgcaaataagactggctggcaggtttttgattcggtatgagataaatttagaaccaggctttcaaaggaagtgtaattggcctttggtttaggatagattaggagagaggaatgataaatagctgctacaccacctccacggcctatgtcccgtggcatatgagtatttaaatgactgggagaagtgacttcatttaaactaacatattcatcgtgatacagccatgtttcagttatacagaataaatcaaagttattttctgagataaggtaatttactagtagagatttgaatctcagtgatctaatatttaatagagcacatctaatggttttatgttttggtgtttctatatttgagattttaatttttttcagatttttataatttgttacggctgaatttacggttgacctcatttgaagacatgattcattgctctggttgaatgatggagtccaggagaagcattgatgattttatataaaaaatagtttattctaaactaagaaaaaaggtacaagatggaacaaaattagcgtccgtccaggcggacgtccgaaggaagtgccgcgccctctaacagtttcagcttaagctttttatacagataagaaaaggtcccaacagtgagagacaaaagggagggagtcagatgcccatagtggaattgttggaggatgatgaagatgttatgagaaggttctgctccagtctttatctgtcttgataagtgtgtgcgtcagtgtatgtctgcatgtgagcagagattctggcttggcagagactgtgctgcactgagaataatacgatctgtactgtttaatcatgattcagctgttcaaaagtgtaaagagtaatggagtcgtcatgtattaaaacatgacaaattgtacacatgaacatacatttgaggatatgatgatgaatataaaaatgaccataacattccccacttttggtcgcctcaacgaccaaatcaagaaacaaaattattatattccacctttgctgtctgtcagggttaaccattagcatcgttattgtcatacattggatatattcttcttttgtgaggcacagttatatcaagaaaaatgtggaaataaaccttaaaaaaaaacttcattattatcaatggcatgaatcatcaaaaatcatcctttattacatctagataagcaaaaatcatcatttgcatgaaggacatcactcgtcttcatcggctgagttcagtggtaactggggtaaccaatagccatggttagaatcaccgcacttgattggcggcatcatgagtgaagaaccttgagtattttcctcaatcgtagcagaagggtttatgactgtattcctgcagctaggtgtgaggttgtcctccctcaacctagctatgagcatttggtgtggcttataaacaaagctaggccctagagcgttttcttgtgtgtgtctcagtggccttgtcggttcccccttcattgttcggtcagcctccgtctcagcatcagctggtgtcggcaatcatcttggatccatgttgcctgctccgcgaccttcactgccgtgtgggtcgtttgtttccggtcggcgttgtagatgattggttgttgtctgaggaagggtag from Gouania willdenowi chromosome 9, fGouWil2.1, whole genome shotgun sequence encodes:
- the LOC114469285 gene encoding uncharacterized protein LOC114469285 isoform X4; this encodes MDDLDALLADLESTTSHISKRPVFLLDKTPYSIPTGGHSYQDVSIPPPLPPPPSSEALNGSLIDQPGSHYSSQQSLGSGQKSSWSRDSSSSPVSVEEDHVYSFPNKQKISDSSTAGMSSALGSNLSELDRLLLELNAVQQSSPSFPTTEEAAPPLPSCSITHYDNGSTPDILISPPLQEKPKRNGTRLEEAQPTVESLLDELKGSVPTPSPLDSSSQQARISASCATRELDELMASLSDFKPNSLGSLLEPAPAFPNTNHLPVSSVTSVVSPPFTMCHPSASPLFPLPAGFELHIDEDGGGVSIAHPSCLPLHSPASSLSAASDLELDSVIDVSAPMLSTQTRSLLVVSQSSSPNSNLMRNCPLHLNTTTPSLTSVITVLHHKSSKSPSPTVERLSPSASVSKLSCAPETLGSTCFNDLEVSALIVPSPLAFTSASKQLPEAASISQRASPLQVEPSLDEALDTLLKMSFTQNQSEVKIEAQCLDNGIQKVSEELILPMDRSSVQPDTFNNTITDDSVDGGTDGNGDLDWADEELSMSFHDGLDGTMTPYTERPYTDGSLTPLTEASWMDEFMTPSSCPGTPDVALDLPLIHTPNVDRVSASGHIKAVIRRTKEMPNVHPMYRDSHLRRKMGPMIVNKSSSQDRLIEELQGKLGIGRSERRRKQSDDWLTEGVVVMSKPQHFRPEGATNEVDKVGFCITIPPDSPVPVRKVLPPLSPTAPRYPPVIEDPRRPLPVQQPQITIPLLPPPPQPTHTDQSVPDAPLLIRKSTPRQVPFQDHPSPKPELCPPVHKTPTHPPPMEPTPPAAPKVLVSVGCQTEFDPVFPPMQIMAQGKGGLPGGVPTQVNKLDNMLGSLQSDLNKLGVQTVAKGVCGACCKPIVGQVVTAMGRTWHPEHFVCTHCQEEIGSRNFFEREGQPYCEKDYHTLFSPRCYYCNGPILDKVVTALDQTWHPEHFFCAQCGSFFGPEGFHEKDGKAYCRKDYFDMFAPKCGGCARAILENYISALNSLWHPECFVCRECFTPFVNGSFFEHDGQPYCEVHYHERRGSLCSGCQKPITGRCITAMAKKFHPEHFVCAFCLKQLNKGTFKEQNDKPYCHGCFIKLFS
- the LOC114469285 gene encoding paxillin-like isoform X6, with translation MDDLDALLADLESTTSHISKRPVFLLDKTPYSIPTGGHSYQDVSIPPPLPPPPSSEALNGSLIDQPGSHYSSQQSLGSGQKSSWSRDSSSSPVSVEEDHVYSFPNKQKISDSSTAGMSSALGSNLSELDRLLLELNAVQQSSPSFPTTEEAAPPLPSCSITHYDNGSTPDILISPPLQEKPKRNGTRLEEAQPTVESLLDELKGSVPTPSPLDSSSQQARISASCATRELDELMASLSDFKIMAQGKGGLPGGVPTQVNKLDNMLGSLQSDLNKLGVQTVAKGVCGACCKPIVGQVVTAMGRTWHPEHFVCTHCQEEIGSRNFFEREGQPYCEKDYHTLFSPRCYYCNGPILDKVVTALDQTWHPEHFFCAQCGSFFGPEGFHEKDGKAYCRKDYFDMFAPKCGGCARAILENYISALNSLWHPECFVCRECFTPFVNGSFFEHDGQPYCEVHYHERRGSLCSGCQKPITGRCITAMAKKFHPEHFVCAFCLKQLNKGTFKEQNDKPYCHGCFIKLFS
- the LOC114469285 gene encoding uncharacterized protein LOC114469285 isoform X3, whose protein sequence is MTEIGYRGLTLFMHALHTEEEHVNAVEKSRSSVNTPAPSLGSGQKSSWSRDSSSSPVSVEEDHVYSFPNKQKISDSSTAGMSSALGSNLSELDRLLLELNAVQQSSPSFPTTEEAAPPLPSCSITHYDNGSTPDILISPPLQEKPKRNGTRLEEAQPTVESLLDELKGSVPTPSPLDSSSQQARISASCATRELDELMASLSDFKPNSLGSLLEPAPAFPNTNHLPVSSVTSVVSPPFTMCHPSASPLFPLPAGFELHIDEDGGGVSIAHPSCLPLHSPASSLSAASDLELDSVIDVSAPMLSTQTRSLLVVSQSSSPNSNLMRNCPLHLNTTTPSLTSVITVLHHKSSKSPSPTVERLSPSASVSKLSCAPETLGSTCFNDLEGNFFFPPSLKNLTPPLSMPFPLSVAVSMSPPSPHTPLQTASLSPVSALIVPSPLAFTSASKQLPEAASISQRASPLQVEPSLDEALDTLLKMSFTQNQSEVKIEAQCLDNGIQKVSEELILPMDRSSVQPDTFNNTITDDSVDGGTDGNGDLDWADEELSMSFHDGLDGTMTPYTERPYTDGSLTPLTEASWMDEFMTPSSCPGTPDVALDLPLIHTPNVDRVSASGHIKAVIRRTKEMPNVHPMYRDSHLRRKMGPMIVNKSSSQDRLIEELQGKLGIGRSERRRKQSDDWLTEGVVVMSKPQHFRPEGATNEVDKVGFCITIPPDSPVPVRKVLPPLSPTAPRYPPVIEDPRRPLPVQQPQITIPLLPPPPQPTHTDQSVPDAPLLIRKSTPRQVPFQDHPSPKPELCPPVHKTPTHPPPMEPTPPAAPKVLVSVGCQTEFDPVFPPMQIMAQGKGGLPGGVPTQVNKLDNMLGSLQSDLNKLGVQTVAKGVCGACCKPIVGQVVTAMGRTWHPEHFVCTHCQEEIGSRNFFEREGQPYCEKDYHTLFSPRCYYCNGPILDKVVTALDQTWHPEHFFCAQCGSFFGPEGFHEKDGKAYCRKDYFDMFAPKCGGCARAILENYISALNSLWHPECFVCRECFTPFVNGSFFEHDGQPYCEVHYHERRGSLCSGCQKPITGRCITAMAKKFHPEHFVCAFCLKQLNKGTFKEQNDKPYCHGCFIKLFS